The proteins below come from a single Pirellulales bacterium genomic window:
- a CDS encoding ABC transporter permease yields MLDGLKAIIYKEVIQVRRDPATRVVFVIPCIQMLVFGFAIDTDVRHIPTVVFNADRRTGSRELLHEFAATDVFDIVEEATDVAGVRAAIVAGRAQVGIVIPPRFSDDLLNHRSAQVQVLIDGSNNNVGSQALNVANGIAFHKALAGMIERGGSLPIDLRPKMLFNENMESAHFFVPGLVGIILQLTTVFLTSFSIVRERERGTMEQLMVTPVSRWALMLGKLIPFAVIGFVETVLILALMRYVFHVEIVGNLALLLSLSALFLLPSLGLGIFISTIATNQAQATQMALLIMLPSVLLSGFVFPRQSMPLPIYFLSTLIPVTYYVEILRGIILRGADAADLWHQSAMLGLFAVVIFVGSTLRFQKRLE; encoded by the coding sequence ATGCTCGACGGTCTGAAAGCCATTATCTATAAGGAAGTGATCCAGGTCCGGCGCGACCCCGCCACCCGGGTCGTGTTCGTGATTCCCTGCATCCAGATGCTGGTCTTCGGCTTTGCCATCGATACCGATGTCCGGCACATTCCCACGGTCGTCTTCAATGCCGATCGCCGGACCGGCAGCCGCGAGCTGCTGCACGAGTTCGCGGCGACCGATGTCTTCGACATTGTCGAAGAAGCCACCGACGTGGCGGGCGTGCGGGCAGCCATCGTGGCTGGGCGAGCCCAGGTGGGGATCGTCATCCCCCCGCGTTTCTCCGACGATCTGCTCAACCACCGCTCGGCCCAGGTACAGGTGCTGATCGATGGATCGAACAACAACGTCGGCAGCCAGGCGCTCAACGTGGCCAACGGCATCGCCTTTCACAAGGCACTGGCCGGAATGATCGAACGCGGCGGCAGCCTGCCCATCGATCTCCGACCCAAGATGCTCTTCAACGAGAACATGGAGAGCGCCCACTTTTTTGTCCCGGGCCTCGTCGGCATCATCCTGCAATTGACCACCGTCTTTCTCACGTCGTTCAGCATCGTGCGCGAGCGCGAGCGGGGGACGATGGAACAATTGATGGTCACTCCCGTCTCGCGCTGGGCCTTGATGCTCGGCAAGCTCATTCCCTTTGCCGTGATCGGCTTCGTCGAGACGGTCTTGATCCTGGCCCTGATGCGTTATGTGTTCCACGTCGAGATCGTGGGCAATCTGGCGCTGCTGCTTTCTCTCTCGGCGCTGTTTCTGCTGCCGAGCCTGGGGTTGGGCATCTTTATCTCGACCATTGCCACCAATCAGGCGCAGGCCACGCAGATGGCGCTGCTCATTATGCTCCCGTCAGTCTTACTCAGCGGATTCGTCTTTCCGCGGCAATCGATGCCCCTGCCGATCTATTTCCTCTCGACGTTGATTCCCGTGACATACTACGTCGAGATCCTGCGCGGCATCATCCTGCGCGGAGCGGATGCGGCCGACTTGTGGCATCAGAGCGCCA